In one window of candidate division KSB1 bacterium DNA:
- a CDS encoding GTP-binding protein — MAKAKFERKKPHVNIGTIGHVDHGKTTLTAAITQVLSR; from the coding sequence ATGGCGAAGGCGAAGTTTGAGCGGAAGAAGCCGCACGTGAACATAGGGACGATAGGGCATGTGGATCATGGGAAGACGACGTTGACGGCGGCGATTACGCAGGTCTTGAGTCG